A genomic stretch from Eretmochelys imbricata isolate rEreImb1 chromosome 24, rEreImb1.hap1, whole genome shotgun sequence includes:
- the LOC144279995 gene encoding chemerin-like receptor 1 gives MAYEAAAHLHAIAPLEMTHLVFMVLCTLTFILGVMGNGFIIFITSCQKKKTVNALWHLNVAIAGFIFTVFLPLLVALGFNWYLRSVLCKITNIITSLRTFSRSFHLTAVSADHCVTTVCPMWAQNHCTVHLASLVTLSIWILAVIVSWCYHGLCSDQSLLLRESGEAANIAIWFLVGFLVPLALISICLVTLAVRRGQKRAAWSKKPLWTLLILHVIFFLCWSPYHIIAFLQTSPKASSPETTESLKTGTIFAHGLLCFNSCFYPFFYLITRQHFVSCRRGGRICPTPVIVGSELVELGANR, from the coding sequence ATGGCCTACGAAGCAGCTGCCCATCTTCACGCCATAGCTCCTTTGGAGATGACGCACCTAGTTTTCATGGTGCTCTGCACCCTGACCTTCATCCTCGGTGTGATGGGGAATGGATTCATCATCTTCATCACCAGTTGCCAGAAGAAGAAAACAGTCAACGCCCTGTGGCACCTGAACGTGGCCATTGCTGGATTTATCTTCACTGTCTTCCTGCCTCTCCTGGTGGCCCTGGGCTTCAACTGGTATTTGAGAAGTGTCCTGTGCAAGATAACCAACATCATCACCTCCCTCAGAACGTTCTCTAGAAGCTTCCACCTCACGGCCGTCAGTGCCGACCACTGTGTCACCACAGTTTGCCCCATGTGGGCCCAGAACCACTGCACAGTCCATCTGGCCTCCCTGGTCACACTGAGCATCTGGATTCTGGCTGTCATCGTCAGCTGGTGCTACCATGGCCTCTGCTCCGATCAGAGCCTCTTGTTGAGAGAGAGTGGAGAAGCAGCCAACATCGCTATCTGGTTCCTGGTTGGGTTTCTGGTCCCACTAGCCTTGATCAGCATCTGCTTGGTCACCCTGGCTGTCAGACGGGGCCAGAAACGGGCGGCTTGGTCCAAGAAGCCCCTCTGGACCCTTCTTATCTTGCATGTCATTTTCTTCCTCTGCTGGTCCCCGTATCACATAATTGCCTTCCTGCAGACCTCACCCAAAGCAtcatctccagagacaacagaGTCCTTGAAGACTGGGACCATCTTTGCTCATGGCCTgctctgtttcaacagctgcttCTACCCCTTCTTCTACCTCATCACACGACAGCATTTTGTTAGCTGCCGGAGAGGGGGGCGGATCTGTCCAACCCCAGTCATTGTGGGATCAGAGCTGGTCGAGTTGGGGGCAAATAGATAG
- the LOC144279993 gene encoding N-formyl peptide receptor 3-like, protein MVFLIVCLVLSGMAFLAGVSLNSYILFIAGCRVERTASTVWFLNQHVADLIFIIFLPLRFISIFILDLNWAKSMSSTVTSLHMFSSAFFLTALSVDRCILVARPEWAWNHRTPQLAFGVVLGTWALSLGFSLRYGDLWEFLLSPASTSMNFRLEEERVKATVVIQFLVGFLIPLALILIPNFYIILAAKLRRNKLIQSTKPLKILLGLIPTFFLCWLPYHVFSFLLISAKYPLPLLDIGSAFAWVLTYFSSCLNPIFYLTMEEEFLRYQQCARNTHTTDNSEPEPDDQGNGWNCG, encoded by the coding sequence ATGGTGTTCCTAATTGTCTGTCTGGTACTTAGTGGCATGGCCTTCCTCGCCGGGGTGTCGTTGAACAGCTACATCCTCTTCATCGCTGGCTGCCGTGTGGAGAGGACGGCCAGCACCGTGTGGTTCCTGAACCAGCATGTGGCCGATTTAATCTTCATCATCTTCCTGCCCCTCAGATTCATCTCCATCTTCATCCTGGACTTAAACTGGGCCAAGAGTATGAGCAGCACCGTCACCTCCCTACACATGTTCTCCAGCGCCTTCTTCCTCACAGCCCTCAGTGTCGATCGCTGCATCCTCGTGGCACGCCCTGAGTGGGCCTGGAACCACCGCACGCCCCAACTGGCTTTTGgggtggttctgggcacatgGGCCCTGTCTCTTGGATTCAGTTTGCGGTACGGTGATCTCTGGGAATTCCTGCTCTCACCTGCCAGCACCAGCATGAATTTCCGACTAGAGGAAGAGAGGGTGAAGGCTACCGTTGTGATCCAGTTCCTGGTTGGGTTTCTGATCCCGTTAGCCTTGATATTGATCCCAAACTTCTACATCATTCTAGCTGCCAAGCTGAGAAGGAACAAGCTGATCCAATCCACCAAGCCACTCAAGATCCTTCTTGGCTTGATCCCGACGTTTTTCCTCTGCTGGTTGCCGTATCACGTCTTCTCCTTCCTGCTGATCTCAGCTAAGTACCCTCTGCCTCTTCTGGACATTGGAAGTGCTTTTGCTTGGGTCCTGACATATTTCAGCAGCTGCCTCAACCCCATATTCTACCTCACCATGGAGGAAGAGTTTCTGAGGTACCAGCAATGTGCACGAAACACCCACACCACCGACAactcagagccagagccagatgACCAGGGGAATGGATGGAATTGTGGTTAA
- the LOC144279374 gene encoding chemerin-like receptor 1 produces the protein MEFLQILFLVLSGVAFLAGMPLNGYILFLTTCRVERTANAVWFWSWAMTDFIFIIFLLLRFTSIFILDLNWAKMLSSTVTSFHMFSNAFLLTALSIDRYILVTCPEWTQNHRTPILVFRLIMGMWVLSAGFSLRYGDLWESVLSPANIRMNFQLDEGRVKAAIAIQFLVGFLIPFALILIPTIYIILAAKLRRNRLIQSTKPLKILLGLIPTFFLCWLPYHIFSFLQISATYPLHLLDIGSTFACVLTYFSSCLNPIFYLTMEEEFLRYQQHTLSPQTTDNSESELAE, from the coding sequence ATGGAGTTCCTCCAAATTCTCTTCCTGGTCCTGAGTGGTGTGGCCTTCCTTGCCGGGATGCCATTGAATGGCTACATCCTCTTCCTCACCACCTGCCGTGTGGAGAGGACGGCCAACGCCGTGTGGTTCTGGAGCTGGGCCATGACAGATTTCATCTTCATCATCTTCCTGCTCCTCAGATTCACCTCCATCTTTATCCTGGACTTAAACTGGGCCAAGATGCTGAGCAGCACTGTCACTTCCTTCCATATGTTCTCCAACGCCTTTCTCCTCACGGCCCTCAGCATCGATCGCTACATCCTCGTGACATGCCCTGAGTGGACTCAGAACCACCGCACACCCATCCTGGTTTTCAGGTTGATTATGGGCATGTGGGTCCTGTCTGCTGGTTTCAGCTTGCGGTACGGTGATCTCTGGGAGTCCGTGCTCTCACCTGCCAACATCCGCATGAATTTCCAACTGGATGAAGGGAGGGTGAAGGCTGCCATTGCGATCCAGTTCCTGGTCGGGTTTCTGATCCCATTCGCCTTGATCCTGATCCCAACCATCTACATCATTCTAGCTGCCaagctgagaaggaacaggctGATCCAGTCCACCAAGCCACTAAAGATCCTTCTTGGCTTGATCCCGACTTTTTTCCTCTGCTGGCTGCCATATCACATCTTCTCCTTTCTGCAGATCTCAGCAACTTACCCTCTACATCTTCTGGACATAGGAAGCACTTTTGCTTGTGTCCTGACATATTTCAGCAGCTGCCTCAACCCCATCTTCTACCTCACCATGGAGGAAGAGTTTCTGAGGTACCAGCAACATACATTAAGCCCTCAAACCACTGACAACTCAGAGTCGGAGCTGGCTGAATAG